In Azotosporobacter soli, one DNA window encodes the following:
- a CDS encoding DUF445 domain-containing protein, whose translation MGSKQAKATVVLALSGLGVLTAYPFQASFSGGLLTAGFTAATVGGLADWFAVEALFRKPLGIPYRTAVISRNRQRIFQLLAETVQKELLLPEKIHQHLAEYDVVKALLRIADGRGSHRLLRGLLYRLVRDMLRPESGAVLAQKGEEMVRELAEHWAIAPRIMTWLQEMSKREEDERIISWLFGKAARWGQSPLLTAVLNRWAAQVLEKYGQGGALRELAVSFAELDPKLLGQWAQTELLRLLTALQNPQHPWRISWRKERLSWLQEKQGDALFLAKLEGWKERLLANARLGGRLQAMLVDRRQAVWLTRRLYGWLRQYQEQLQSDAGKRQQLNEKGKAGLLAWLERNHEEIGRTVLQNLEKFSDQDLVKLIESRAGDDLQMIRINGAVVGGLAGMALYLITCLF comes from the coding sequence ATGGGCAGCAAACAAGCAAAGGCGACAGTGGTTTTGGCATTGTCAGGACTTGGCGTCTTGACGGCCTATCCGTTTCAGGCCAGTTTTTCCGGCGGACTCTTGACCGCCGGTTTTACGGCGGCGACGGTCGGCGGTTTGGCCGACTGGTTTGCGGTCGAAGCGCTGTTTCGCAAACCGCTGGGCATTCCCTATCGAACGGCTGTAATTTCCCGCAACCGGCAGCGGATTTTTCAATTGCTGGCGGAAACGGTGCAAAAGGAATTGCTGTTGCCGGAGAAAATCCACCAGCATCTAGCGGAATATGACGTCGTTAAAGCGCTGCTGCGCATAGCGGACGGACGCGGCAGCCATCGCCTGCTGCGCGGTCTTTTATACCGCTTGGTTCGCGACATGCTGCGTCCGGAAAGCGGTGCGGTTCTTGCGCAAAAAGGCGAAGAAATGGTGCGCGAACTGGCCGAACACTGGGCGATTGCGCCGCGCATCATGACGTGGCTACAGGAAATGTCGAAGCGCGAAGAGGATGAGCGCATCATAAGCTGGCTGTTTGGCAAAGCGGCGCGCTGGGGACAAAGTCCGCTGCTGACGGCGGTATTAAATCGCTGGGCGGCGCAGGTGCTTGAAAAATATGGGCAAGGGGGCGCTTTGCGTGAACTGGCGGTCTCTTTTGCCGAACTTGATCCGAAGTTGCTCGGGCAATGGGCGCAGACGGAGCTGCTTCGTTTGCTTACTGCACTGCAGAATCCGCAACATCCATGGCGCATCAGTTGGCGAAAGGAGCGGCTTAGCTGGCTGCAAGAAAAGCAAGGCGATGCGCTCTTTTTGGCGAAACTGGAAGGTTGGAAAGAGCGGCTGCTGGCGAATGCAAGATTGGGCGGGCGGCTGCAGGCGATGCTCGTCGACCGCCGTCAGGCGGTTTGGCTCACCAGGCGTTTATACGGCTGGCTGCGCCAGTATCAAGAACAGCTGCAAAGCGATGCGGGCAAGCGGCAGCAGTTGAACGAAAAAGGAAAGGCCGGCCTCTTGGCCTGGCTGGAGCGCAACCATGAGGAAATCGGCCGGACGGTTCTGCAAAATCTGGAGAAATTCAGTGATCAGGACTTGGTGAAGTTGATCGAAAGCCGCGCCGGGGATGATTTGCAGATGATTCGGATCAATGGCGCCGTAGTCGGCGGCCTGGCAGGCATGGCCTTGTATTTGATCACCTGCCTGTTTTAA